ATAGCCGTCGCTGCGCGCGTCGAACCGCGCAAATGCGTCGGCCGCGTCGCGCAGTGGAAGCCGGTGCGACACGATCGTGCCCGGCTTGATGCGGCCGCGCACGATTGCGTCGCGCAGGAAGTCGTTGTATTGCTTGTCGTCGTCGCGGCCCATGCCGATGGTCACGCCCTTCTTGAACAGCGGTCCCCACGGTATGACATATTTGCCCTGCTGCGCATCCGAATCGGGCGCGTGCGGATCGCTATCGAGAAAGACCCCGATAATGCTCAACCGGCCGTTGACCGCGACGATGCGCGCGAGATCGTCGATCACGCTGGTCGGCCGCTCGACGCCGTAATCGTGCGGGTCGCGAGCCTGAAAGCCGATCGCGTCGATGCAGACGCTCGCGCCAAGATTCGCTTCCTCGCCGCGCCACGCAACGCCGCCGCGCTCGCGCGCGATCGTTTCGAGAATGCGGTCTGCTGCATTCCCGTCACGCATGTCGATCGGTACCGCGCCGAGTTCGCCCGCCTTCTCCAATCGCTCGGGGATCGCGTCGACGACGAAGACCCGGATCGCACCGCGCATGAACGAACACATCGCGGTCAACAGACCGATCGCGCCGGCGCCATAGATCACCACCGTGTCGCCGGAACGGACCTGGGCGAGTTCGGTCGCATGATACCCGGTCGTCAGCGCGTCGGCGAGCAACACGAAGTCGTGCTCCCACCGGTCCCCCGGTTCGCCCGGCAATCGCAAGCAATTGGCGTCGGCAAAGGGCACGCGGAGGAACTGCGCCTGCGCGCCGGTATAACCGCCCATGCCCGGATACCCGTAGGCGGCGCCTGCCCTGCCGGGGTTCGTGGTCAGGCACTGCGCCGAGAACCCGTGGACGCAATTGGGACAGAAGCCGCAGCAGATATGCGTCGGCACGGTGACACGGTCGCCGGCGCGCACGTTGACGACGTCGGTCCCCACCCGCTCGACGACGCCGAGCGGTTCGTGCCCGATCACGAGGCGCTCGCCGCCTCCGAGCCGGCCCTCGTAGATGTGCAGATCGGTGCCGCAAATTGCCGTCGAGGTGAGGCGGAGCAGCACGTCCGTCGGCGCCTTGAGTACCGGGTCCTCGACCGCTTCGATCTGAATCTTTCGCGGCTGCTCGAGCACGACTGCATCCATCTTCCGTTCCTCCAATTCTTAGGATACAATGGTCCCCGCTCGCTGGAAATCAGAATGGTGCTGAAAGGATAGAATTCGATGCTCAACGACGTCAAAGCAATCGAAGC
The DNA window shown above is from Candidatus Baltobacteraceae bacterium and carries:
- a CDS encoding alcohol dehydrogenase catalytic domain-containing protein, with translation MDAVVLEQPRKIQIEAVEDPVLKAPTDVLLRLTSTAICGTDLHIYEGRLGGGERLVIGHEPLGVVERVGTDVVNVRAGDRVTVPTHICCGFCPNCVHGFSAQCLTTNPGRAGAAYGYPGMGGYTGAQAQFLRVPFADANCLRLPGEPGDRWEHDFVLLADALTTGYHATELAQVRSGDTVVIYGAGAIGLLTAMCSFMRGAIRVFVVDAIPERLEKAGELGAVPIDMRDGNAADRILETIARERGGVAWRGEEANLGASVCIDAIGFQARDPHDYGVERPTSVIDDLARIVAVNGRLSIIGVFLDSDPHAPDSDAQQGKYVIPWGPLFKKGVTIGMGRDDDKQYNDFLRDAIVRGRIKPGTIVSHRLPLRDAADAFARFDARSDGYIKIVLEP